The Grimontia kaedaensis genome has a window encoding:
- a CDS encoding DUF924 family protein has translation MYRKVLTFWFEELTLEQCFAKDEQLDRTIKSRFGEVLEQASVSECFNWREEPEGRLAEIIVLDQFSRNIFRDTPSAFAQDPLALALAQEAVSLGIDRELPPNQRSFLYMPYMHSESKIVHEEALRLFNQPGLEDNYQFEIRHKEIIDRFGRYPHRNEILGRESTPEEVAFLKQPGSSF, from the coding sequence ATGTACAGAAAGGTGCTGACATTCTGGTTTGAGGAGCTCACGCTAGAACAATGTTTTGCCAAAGACGAGCAGTTGGACCGAACTATCAAGTCGCGCTTTGGTGAGGTGCTGGAACAGGCATCTGTATCCGAGTGTTTCAACTGGCGTGAGGAGCCAGAAGGGCGTCTGGCAGAAATTATCGTGCTAGATCAGTTTTCCCGTAACATTTTCCGGGATACACCGAGTGCTTTTGCGCAAGACCCTCTTGCTTTAGCGCTTGCGCAGGAAGCGGTTTCTTTAGGTATTGACCGTGAATTGCCGCCGAATCAGCGTAGCTTTCTTTATATGCCTTACATGCACAGTGAATCTAAGATTGTGCACGAGGAGGCGCTGCGCTTGTTCAATCAACCGGGTCTTGAAGACAACTATCAGTTCGAAATCCGCCACAAAGAAATCATCGATCGTTTTGGGCGTTATCCGCACCGAAATGAGATTTTGGGGCGCGAGAGTACACCAGAGGAAGTTGCGTTCCTGAAGCAACCAGGTTCGAGTTTCTGA
- a CDS encoding DMT family transporter produces the protein MSGTLLSFCLMAVGARELSGEIHTSQVMLFRSVLGLLVVCSILLFTQNNRGFLTKRIGLHCLRNTFHFAGQYGWLLGITVLPLAEVFALEFTVPLWTAMIAWLFLGESITARKFAAIGLGLAGVLVILKPGVEVFNWYSLIVLAAAFCYAISHASTKSLSNTESPLTILFYMCLIQLPIGFLFALNNWTAPVGMQWFWLAVVGLTALSAHFCMTKAMQYAEVSTVVILDFLRLPAIGMVGALVYGESVEVSLFVGALIMLIGNLLIILKPQRNPQKMSGGDAPS, from the coding sequence ATGTCTGGGACGCTCTTATCTTTTTGTTTAATGGCGGTTGGAGCAAGAGAACTCAGCGGAGAAATTCATACTTCACAAGTCATGCTGTTCAGGAGTGTGCTTGGCCTGCTGGTTGTTTGTTCCATTCTATTGTTCACCCAAAACAACCGCGGTTTTCTCACCAAGCGGATCGGCTTGCATTGCCTACGAAATACGTTTCACTTTGCCGGGCAATACGGATGGTTACTGGGAATTACTGTCCTGCCCCTCGCGGAAGTTTTTGCTCTGGAGTTTACCGTTCCACTTTGGACAGCCATGATTGCGTGGTTATTTTTAGGTGAATCCATTACTGCTCGAAAATTCGCCGCCATTGGATTGGGGCTGGCTGGCGTGCTAGTCATATTGAAACCCGGGGTTGAGGTCTTTAATTGGTATTCACTGATCGTGCTGGCAGCGGCTTTTTGTTATGCCATCTCACATGCTTCTACTAAGTCACTTTCAAACACTGAAAGCCCGCTGACGATCCTGTTTTATATGTGTCTTATTCAGCTACCGATAGGGTTTCTGTTTGCGCTGAACAACTGGACTGCACCTGTTGGGATGCAGTGGTTTTGGTTGGCGGTCGTCGGCCTAACTGCCCTGAGCGCGCATTTCTGTATGACAAAAGCGATGCAATACGCTGAGGTAAGTACGGTGGTCATTCTGGATTTCCTGAGATTGCCAGCGATTGGTATGGTGGGTGCGCTGGTCTATGGAGAAAGTGTTGAAGTCTCTTTGTTTGTGGGCGCGTTAATTATGCTGATCGGCAATTTGCTTATCATACTTAAACCTCAACGAAACCCGCAGAAGATGTCAGGAGGCGATGCACCATCTTGA
- a CDS encoding OmpA family protein produces MKLWLGKVKIKLALGFALPTLLVTTASAGELFSAPPESELKERTVQHYTKFPLVIALEKGKLIVQQQGGRLTRLGYKLQPEHEPFHLKNNYKAQIEALGGEILFECEEKACGRVKNLYQLLEPNDTISKTAPAFLVAKLSDDTKPIYLSVLSATRKQHTSLQVDVLEVIEEPLDLISVDKAYLSAPAEVLTFEDKSGKDRQGSKDHPMVQRLPGAWIVEYTQLGFGRSKVLTAVTEKREHQIVALDGKITDIGYKLPRQYSEYEAFANYQSALSKLGFIPQFRCEGKECGDEDKLHEGLNTLIHIGNEKDQFYGLYKLDRPEGNVYAMVYVIGFSGGLWGELRVIEETELKDDRLVIDLEGLTDKIAQTGHVALDGLLFEFDSDQMLPESKAVINTLATYLKAHPDWKFYVVGHTDDKGSESYNQKLADERAKSVVKVLTSEYQIPKRQLVAKGVGEYAPVANNLNEDGQKQNRRVELVLRSDTK; encoded by the coding sequence ATGAAGTTGTGGCTAGGGAAAGTAAAAATAAAATTGGCATTAGGTTTTGCGCTTCCGACATTGCTGGTAACCACTGCATCGGCTGGAGAGCTATTTAGTGCGCCGCCGGAAAGTGAACTTAAAGAAAGAACAGTTCAACATTACACCAAGTTTCCTCTGGTTATCGCGCTTGAAAAGGGAAAGCTAATAGTGCAGCAGCAAGGTGGACGGTTAACCCGGCTGGGCTACAAGCTTCAGCCCGAGCATGAGCCTTTCCACCTGAAAAATAACTATAAAGCACAAATTGAAGCTTTGGGCGGAGAAATCCTGTTTGAGTGTGAAGAAAAAGCCTGTGGCAGGGTGAAAAATCTGTATCAGTTGTTAGAGCCAAACGACACCATTTCCAAGACAGCCCCCGCTTTTCTGGTGGCAAAGCTGAGCGATGACACCAAACCGATATATCTCTCTGTGCTCAGTGCAACGCGAAAGCAGCATACCAGTTTGCAAGTTGATGTGCTTGAAGTGATTGAAGAGCCGCTCGATTTGATTTCGGTGGATAAGGCCTATCTGAGTGCGCCTGCGGAAGTGCTGACCTTTGAGGATAAATCCGGTAAAGACAGACAAGGCAGCAAAGATCATCCAATGGTGCAGAGACTTCCGGGTGCCTGGATCGTCGAGTATACCCAGCTTGGATTTGGGAGAAGTAAAGTGCTAACGGCAGTCACAGAAAAGCGAGAGCACCAGATTGTGGCCTTAGATGGAAAAATCACAGATATTGGATACAAACTGCCAAGGCAATATTCAGAATACGAAGCGTTTGCCAACTACCAATCAGCGTTAAGCAAACTGGGTTTTATTCCTCAATTTCGTTGTGAGGGAAAGGAGTGTGGTGATGAAGACAAACTTCATGAGGGATTGAACACGCTTATTCATATCGGCAATGAAAAAGACCAATTTTACGGCTTATACAAGCTTGACCGTCCAGAAGGCAATGTTTATGCAATGGTCTACGTGATCGGTTTTTCCGGTGGCCTTTGGGGAGAGTTGCGCGTTATCGAAGAAACTGAGCTTAAAGATGACCGTTTAGTTATCGACCTCGAAGGATTAACAGACAAGATTGCACAGACGGGGCATGTGGCGTTGGATGGCTTGCTGTTTGAGTTCGACAGCGATCAGATGTTACCAGAATCGAAAGCGGTGATTAATACTCTGGCGACCTATCTGAAAGCACATCCAGACTGGAAATTTTATGTGGTGGGCCACACCGATGACAAGGGCAGCGAATCCTACAACCAAAAGCTTGCGGATGAGCGGGCAAAGTCTGTTGTGAAAGTGCTGACCAGCGAATATCAAATCCCCAAAAGACAGTTGGTAGCAAAAGGGGTAGGTGAGTATGCGCCCGTTGCCAATAACCTCAATGAAGATGGTCAGAAGCAAAACCGCCGGGTTGAACTGGTATTAAGGTCCGACACGAAATAG
- a CDS encoding LysE family translocator: MNLSLLFSYSVVVILLIVTPGPVVALLTSTAIREGQREAFMTLLGTNGASLLLLTIAVLTLAGVVHLAPLYLYLLGILGSFYIGIGAVIDLRTLWRVSNTCRDNASTSDHSETTKNSGFVRGFITGVANPKDILFFVAFFPQFIAVTHSFTGSVITLSTVWVLLDVSILSLYILCVKWCSKVFNSLWLQGLCSGVLLAIAIGGTSYNFKELLLLSAPS, encoded by the coding sequence ATGAATCTCTCATTACTCTTCAGCTACAGTGTCGTCGTAATACTGTTAATTGTTACTCCCGGCCCAGTTGTTGCTCTGCTCACCTCCACAGCAATCCGTGAAGGACAACGTGAGGCATTTATGACCTTGCTCGGCACTAATGGAGCTTCCCTGTTGTTACTGACGATTGCCGTATTGACTCTGGCAGGTGTAGTCCATCTAGCTCCCCTATACCTATATTTACTGGGTATCCTCGGTTCATTTTATATTGGCATTGGCGCTGTGATAGACCTACGCACGCTATGGCGCGTATCAAATACTTGTCGAGATAATGCATCAACTTCGGATCACAGCGAAACCACCAAAAATAGTGGGTTTGTTAGAGGCTTTATTACTGGAGTAGCTAATCCGAAAGACATATTATTTTTTGTCGCTTTCTTTCCGCAGTTTATTGCAGTGACACACAGTTTTACTGGCAGCGTTATAACGCTTTCTACTGTCTGGGTGCTGCTTGATGTCAGTATTCTCTCTCTTTACATCTTGTGCGTTAAATGGTGCTCAAAAGTATTTAACTCACTCTGGCTCCAAGGATTATGTTCAGGGGTATTATTAGCTATCGCCATTGGTGGTACGTCTTATAATTTTAAAGAACTGCTTTTGTTGTCGGCACCCAGCTAG
- a CDS encoding LysR family transcriptional regulator translates to MTLPPLYALRAFEAAARLGSFSQAAEVLNVTPSAISRHVRTLEEWFECKLFERHGPKVIITPAGNSLASQLTESFQSLENACSHFGRNNRQLRLKAPSTLAISWLLDVLSHFRDEFSVPAIEMVSVWMDIDNVDFVREPYDCAILLGQGNFGADTECLPLFEELLIPVCSPALLSEAQHDLSACELIHPTSDRRDWRRWIDRTGDYKSLNINKGKVFDTLEQGNQAAISRHGISVGDLLLSLKAIESELLVLPFKQAVVTGDSYYLVWPKGCAKEEYIDLLYQWLKSSVPGPLPDDVTRLN, encoded by the coding sequence ATGACATTACCTCCACTCTATGCGTTACGGGCATTTGAGGCGGCTGCACGTTTAGGATCTTTTTCTCAAGCCGCTGAAGTGCTCAACGTTACGCCTAGTGCGATCAGTCGCCATGTGCGAACGCTGGAAGAGTGGTTTGAATGCAAATTGTTTGAACGACATGGTCCTAAAGTCATCATTACCCCCGCTGGTAACTCCCTGGCCAGTCAACTCACTGAAAGTTTCCAGAGTCTGGAAAATGCCTGTTCTCATTTTGGTCGTAACAATCGTCAATTGCGTTTAAAAGCACCATCCACTCTGGCAATCAGTTGGTTATTGGATGTATTGAGTCATTTTCGAGATGAGTTCAGCGTGCCAGCCATTGAAATGGTCAGTGTATGGATGGATATCGACAACGTTGACTTTGTCCGAGAGCCCTACGATTGCGCGATTCTACTGGGACAAGGCAATTTTGGTGCTGATACCGAATGCCTTCCGTTGTTCGAAGAGCTACTGATTCCAGTCTGTTCACCAGCGTTACTGAGTGAGGCTCAACATGATTTAAGTGCTTGTGAGTTAATTCACCCCACTTCGGACCGCCGTGACTGGCGGCGTTGGATAGATCGCACTGGTGACTATAAGTCTTTGAACATCAATAAGGGTAAAGTGTTCGATACTCTTGAACAGGGCAATCAAGCGGCCATCAGCCGCCATGGTATCTCCGTTGGAGATTTGTTACTCAGTCTAAAAGCTATTGAGAGTGAGTTACTGGTGCTGCCATTTAAGCAAGCGGTGGTAACCGGTGATAGTTATTATCTAGTCTGGCCTAAAGGTTGTGCTAAAGAAGAGTACATCGATTTACTCTATCAGTGGCTCAAGTCCTCAGTACCAGGTCCATTACCAGACGATGTGACCCGTCTAAATTAG
- a CDS encoding winged helix-turn-helix domain-containing protein — translation MNLSASYSIVLVEDDLELAELIRDYLQSFEFNIEIVNDGLTAVSTILSTQPDLVVLDVMLPGQSGMDVCRAIRQNYNGMILMQTALDDDIDQMMGLELGADDYIVKKVKPRLLLSRIRALLRRQERTSSENDQDVLQLGQLKINLQHRTVTLNQASIKLTTSEFELLHLLASNVGQVVSRDDIAQQIRGFEYDGLDRSIDRRISRLRRSLQDNPIEPELIKTIRGVGYQLCLAQGVETA, via the coding sequence ATGAATTTATCTGCCTCATACAGCATTGTTCTCGTTGAAGATGATTTGGAACTTGCTGAGCTCATCCGGGATTATCTACAAAGTTTCGAATTCAACATTGAAATCGTCAATGACGGTCTAACAGCAGTCAGTACAATTCTATCCACTCAGCCCGACTTAGTCGTTCTAGATGTCATGCTGCCGGGGCAAAGTGGGATGGATGTATGCCGTGCGATTCGTCAAAACTACAATGGTATGATTTTGATGCAAACTGCGTTGGATGATGATATCGACCAAATGATGGGGCTAGAACTCGGAGCCGATGACTACATCGTCAAAAAGGTCAAACCACGATTATTGTTGTCTCGTATTCGCGCGCTTTTGCGCCGCCAAGAACGTACTTCCTCAGAAAACGATCAAGACGTACTGCAATTAGGACAACTAAAAATCAATTTGCAGCATCGCACAGTAACCCTTAATCAAGCCAGTATTAAGCTCACTACGTCCGAGTTTGAACTTTTGCATCTACTTGCAAGCAATGTTGGCCAAGTCGTATCACGAGATGACATTGCTCAGCAAATTCGTGGCTTCGAGTATGACGGTTTGGACCGCTCCATCGACCGAAGAATCTCCCGTCTGCGTCGTTCGCTCCAGGACAACCCAATCGAACCTGAATTGATTAAAACTATCCGAGGTGTCGGCTATCAACTGTGCCTGGCACAAGGAGTCGAAACAGCATGA
- a CDS encoding ATP-binding protein, with protein sequence MIRAFSILWFAVFVPIILLILPTGINPIQLLNEWFSADFHKQTYRVKFELVTNQLLELPQDQWQNKINSYAPHFGYPIELQKLDDYQYDPELHQALNNGDIEFLFGDPMALVQRVGNSNQVLYFALNESSELAVLNQAKGSLFLAIEDLHRFPQEEWQQRLETQVTHVPFRVKLKSYQALSSEAQAAIGDKSNEMVAFFGTSGLIELLAPVSEDIWLHVEDNLSSTTQMKHISAIIVAFFLIVSFALFMWVYPLWRDLKRLVATSNEFGNGVLSKRASTSKLSVISQLSESFNHMADNIEKLIAGQKDLTNSIAHDLRTPLYRLRFALEMMEDEETPDAQKQKYRNTAYSSIEDLDHLINQTLLLSRYNRVADINHFSHSCFAQELLTEVDYFKLEHTDLDTHFYCSPDLKDQQLFLDNKGLMRAVKNLLANASRFAETTITISFLIEDEHYKIWVEDDGKGIPSKHAEKIFEPFQQLDNDERNSDKGHGLGLAIVKQIMVLHKGQVSVRESDSNGALFELSWPVHALSPSNHEEM encoded by the coding sequence ATGATTAGAGCTTTTTCAATTTTATGGTTCGCCGTTTTTGTTCCCATCATCTTATTAATCCTCCCCACGGGTATTAACCCAATTCAACTCCTAAACGAGTGGTTCTCTGCAGACTTTCACAAGCAAACTTATAGGGTGAAATTTGAATTAGTGACTAACCAGCTATTGGAGCTGCCTCAAGACCAGTGGCAAAACAAGATCAACAGCTATGCGCCTCACTTTGGCTACCCCATTGAGTTGCAAAAGCTTGATGACTATCAATACGATCCTGAGTTGCACCAAGCGCTTAACAACGGGGATATCGAGTTCTTGTTTGGTGATCCTATGGCGTTGGTTCAGCGTGTGGGAAACAGCAATCAAGTGCTTTACTTTGCGCTCAACGAGTCTTCTGAACTCGCAGTACTCAACCAAGCCAAAGGCAGCTTGTTTTTGGCGATTGAAGATTTGCATCGCTTCCCGCAAGAAGAGTGGCAGCAAAGGCTCGAAACACAGGTCACCCATGTCCCCTTTCGCGTCAAATTAAAGTCCTATCAGGCACTTTCAAGCGAAGCACAAGCGGCGATAGGTGATAAATCCAATGAGATGGTCGCATTCTTTGGCACGAGTGGACTCATTGAGTTACTCGCTCCTGTTTCGGAAGATATATGGCTACATGTAGAGGATAATCTCTCGAGCACGACGCAAATGAAGCATATATCTGCGATTATTGTGGCCTTTTTCCTTATCGTTTCTTTTGCATTGTTCATGTGGGTATACCCCCTTTGGCGCGACTTAAAACGCTTGGTCGCGACATCAAACGAATTCGGCAACGGGGTATTGTCGAAACGGGCCTCCACCTCCAAACTGTCAGTGATTTCTCAGCTTAGTGAATCATTCAATCACATGGCCGACAACATAGAGAAGCTGATTGCAGGGCAAAAAGATCTGACCAATTCCATCGCCCATGATTTGCGTACGCCGCTTTATCGACTCAGGTTTGCCCTGGAAATGATGGAAGATGAAGAAACGCCTGATGCGCAGAAGCAAAAGTACCGGAATACTGCTTATTCTAGTATTGAAGACTTGGATCATCTGATAAACCAAACACTGCTCTTATCCCGCTACAATCGAGTCGCTGATATCAATCATTTCTCGCATAGCTGTTTCGCCCAAGAACTTCTGACAGAAGTCGACTACTTCAAGCTTGAGCACACAGACTTAGACACGCACTTCTACTGTTCACCTGATCTGAAAGATCAACAGCTATTTTTAGACAACAAAGGTTTGATGCGGGCCGTCAAAAACCTTCTGGCTAATGCAAGTCGATTTGCCGAAACGACCATCACCATTTCATTTCTGATTGAAGACGAGCATTACAAGATTTGGGTCGAAGACGATGGGAAAGGGATTCCCAGTAAACATGCAGAGAAGATCTTTGAGCCTTTTCAGCAGTTAGACAATGATGAGCGTAATAGCGACAAAGGTCATGGTTTGGGGCTTGCCATCGTCAAACAAATCATGGTGTTGCACAAAGGACAAGTAAGCGTCAGAGAGTCAGACTCTAATGGGGCTTTGTTTGAATTATCTTGGCCTGTCCACGCGCTGAGCCCATCGAACCACGAGGAAATGTGA
- a CDS encoding DUF2860 family protein translates to MNLPIGFKAKLLLALSPLFSSATFAEEDMFTPGFSGALSVNVGASSSQSQGNTDDDNAVTNDLESSGKAISQTAPFILGRLQYSFGDTVIFVGNSEEQIAEAQFQGELGIVHRFNNGLSLTTALFGNVPSADEVWQDPYLTNSERITTEQTVAGVRFAMGLHTPLPITLKYAYAYSEVDSENIGVSQALSDQDSKLLARDSDYHRFGAEAALPLNPSILIAPSLYYTLRDAKGDAKSFDKISAQLSLVLNHQQHHLVTTVRVSKAYFSTANPVFKLKQDDDSKGIFSVYSFSEPLGWRNTQIHIMGGYQSTDSDITFYDSENTFISTGFSYRF, encoded by the coding sequence ATGAACCTCCCAATTGGCTTTAAAGCCAAATTACTACTCGCCCTGAGCCCTCTTTTTTCGTCTGCAACTTTTGCTGAAGAAGATATGTTCACTCCTGGATTCAGTGGCGCTTTGAGCGTTAATGTGGGTGCAAGCAGCAGCCAATCTCAGGGCAATACTGACGATGACAATGCGGTTACCAATGACCTCGAGAGCAGTGGCAAAGCGATTAGCCAAACAGCCCCTTTCATTTTGGGTAGATTACAATATAGCTTTGGCGATACCGTGATTTTTGTCGGTAACAGCGAAGAGCAAATCGCCGAAGCTCAATTTCAGGGCGAGCTTGGCATTGTCCATCGGTTCAACAACGGCTTATCTCTCACTACCGCTCTGTTTGGTAATGTCCCAAGTGCAGACGAAGTCTGGCAAGACCCATATCTTACCAACAGCGAAAGAATAACGACTGAGCAAACCGTCGCTGGCGTTCGATTTGCTATGGGCCTACACACACCCTTACCCATCACATTGAAATACGCTTACGCCTACAGTGAAGTCGATAGTGAAAACATTGGCGTTTCTCAAGCACTGTCAGATCAGGATTCTAAACTGTTGGCAAGAGACAGTGATTATCACCGTTTCGGGGCTGAAGCAGCACTCCCACTGAATCCGTCCATTCTTATTGCCCCCAGCCTCTACTACACCCTCAGAGACGCGAAAGGGGACGCAAAGAGTTTTGACAAGATCAGCGCCCAGCTTTCCCTCGTTCTAAACCATCAACAACACCATTTGGTAACCACTGTACGAGTCAGCAAAGCCTATTTCAGCACTGCAAACCCCGTCTTCAAACTAAAGCAAGATGATGACTCGAAGGGCATATTTTCCGTGTATAGCTTCAGCGAACCCTTGGGTTGGCGCAATACCCAAATCCACATAATGGGAGGGTATCAATCGACTGACTCCGACATCACTTTCTACGACAGTGAGAACACCTTTATCTCCACTGGTTTTAGCTACCGATTCTAA
- a CDS encoding PKD domain-containing protein, which produces MTFLNTLPKILLPLSLLMLIGCGSDFEEMEKWEKPEVNAGSDQLHTLPKASITLNGSVKIFPKNAYTIKGIQWTQVSGPAQLTILNDSEAVATIANPTTAGTYEFQLYAKDSGDRTNTDRVKIVLQEAVATSLARKTAGYSDDFQATWELVADHYSGYADIEQQWHELYQPYLVKAENTMSDENWQSLLENMLEELDDPKLVIQAPTQYQMASAYSTKLPATRESASASALHWKNDNGVGVITFNDLSAISMDQLSSELSSAVQGLTDVEELQLAFSQPDSINEQTLLKLMAFFTRQPTGLVIYPSDNHLVTLSASPFAIHSTVTVLGEHHNAAIAEFNQYLQGQQYGEPSYSYFPSFVVPAVY; this is translated from the coding sequence ATGACTTTTTTAAACACGCTACCCAAAATCTTATTGCCTCTCTCACTACTTATGCTGATTGGCTGCGGGAGTGATTTTGAAGAAATGGAGAAATGGGAAAAACCCGAAGTGAATGCGGGCTCAGATCAGCTTCATACTCTGCCAAAGGCATCGATCACATTGAATGGATCCGTGAAGATTTTTCCGAAGAACGCTTATACCATCAAGGGGATTCAATGGACTCAAGTATCAGGTCCAGCACAGCTAACGATTCTCAATGACAGTGAAGCGGTTGCCACGATTGCTAATCCGACAACGGCAGGAACCTATGAATTCCAGCTTTACGCCAAAGACAGTGGTGATCGAACCAACACTGATCGAGTGAAAATCGTCTTACAGGAAGCAGTAGCCACCTCGCTGGCACGAAAAACGGCGGGATATAGCGATGACTTTCAAGCGACTTGGGAGCTCGTCGCCGATCATTACTCTGGCTACGCTGATATCGAACAGCAATGGCATGAGCTTTACCAGCCTTACTTAGTCAAAGCTGAAAACACAATGTCAGATGAGAATTGGCAAAGCTTACTTGAAAACATGCTTGAAGAATTGGATGACCCAAAACTTGTCATTCAAGCACCAACTCAATACCAAATGGCGAGTGCTTATTCCACTAAATTGCCTGCCACTAGAGAATCAGCATCCGCAAGTGCGCTTCACTGGAAAAATGATAACGGTGTTGGAGTCATCACATTCAACGATCTTTCCGCCATCTCCATGGACCAACTCAGCAGTGAACTCTCCTCAGCCGTTCAAGGTCTCACCGATGTGGAAGAGCTGCAACTAGCGTTTTCTCAACCAGATAGCATTAACGAGCAAACGTTGTTAAAGCTCATGGCTTTCTTTACGCGTCAGCCAACTGGTTTAGTCATTTACCCTAGCGACAATCATTTAGTGACTCTTTCTGCCAGCCCGTTCGCTATTCACTCTACCGTGACAGTTTTGGGTGAGCATCATAACGCCGCGATTGCTGAGTTTAATCAGTATTTGCAAGGCCAACAGTATGGAGAGCCAAGTTACTCGTATTTTCCAAGCTTTGTTGTTCCAGCCGTTTATTAA
- the opgC gene encoding OpgC domain-containing protein: protein MKRIPALDSLRGLLLVLMAINHLIWLSGCRSLLQYFTLQPLGQFGAAEGFVMISCLLAGAVYSRAELLEREATNKVLRRAFTIYKYHMVSLLLVMVWFSYCAFALPTVAQSLGNSFNNLGEALPSGFYGIMAYQDVDGNNTLSFGANGIPSEGFGFSNNPAQQGPPSMALIRLTHHEAQDQIIHLLNLY, encoded by the coding sequence ATGAAAAGAATACCTGCGCTCGATAGCCTGCGCGGTTTGCTGCTGGTTTTAATGGCGATTAATCATCTGATATGGCTCAGTGGCTGCAGAAGCCTGCTCCAATATTTCACCCTTCAACCGCTTGGTCAGTTTGGTGCAGCGGAAGGTTTTGTGATGATTTCCTGCCTGCTGGCAGGCGCGGTTTATAGCCGCGCTGAGCTGTTAGAAAGGGAGGCAACAAATAAAGTCCTGCGGCGCGCTTTTACCATCTACAAATACCATATGGTCAGCCTGCTTCTGGTGATGGTGTGGTTCTCTTATTGCGCATTCGCGTTGCCCACTGTCGCGCAATCCCTCGGCAACAGCTTTAACAATCTCGGGGAAGCACTGCCATCTGGCTTTTACGGCATCATGGCGTATCAGGATGTAGATGGTAACAACACGCTGTCGTTCGGTGCGAATGGGATCCCTTCTGAAGGATTTGGTTTTTCAAACAACCCTGCGCAGCAAGGGCCACCCTCTATGGCACTGATTAGGCTCACCCACCATGAAGCACAAGACCAAATCATTCACTTATTAAACCTTTATTGA